From the genome of Symphalangus syndactylus isolate Jambi chromosome 7, NHGRI_mSymSyn1-v2.1_pri, whole genome shotgun sequence, one region includes:
- the LOC129486420 gene encoding nucleophosmin-like codes for MDLDMSPLRPQNYLFSCELKADKDYHFKVDNDENEHQLSLRTVSLGAGAKDELHIVEAEAMNYEGSPIKVTLATLKMSVQPTASLGGFEITPPVVLRLKCGSGPVHISGQHLVAVEEDAESEDEEEEDVKLLSISGKRSAPGGGSKVPQKKVKLAAADDDEDDNDEDDDDDDFDDEEAEEKAPVKKSIQDTPAKNAQKSNQNRKDSKPSSTPRSKGQESFKKQGKTSKTPKGPSSVEDIKAKMQASIEKGGSLPKVEAKFINYVKNCFRMTDQKAIQDLWQWRKSL; via the coding sequence ATGGACTTGGACATGAGCCCCCTGAGGCCCCAGAACTATCTTTTCAGTTGTGAACTAAAGGCCGACAAAGATTATCACTTTAAGGTGGATAATGATGAAAATGAGCACCAGTTATCTTTAAGAACGGTCAGTTTAGGGGCTGGTGCAAAGGATGAATTGCACATTGTTGAAGCAGAGGCAATGAATTACGAAGGCAGTCCAATTAAAGTAACACTGGCAACTTTGAAAATGTCTGTACAGCCAACAGCTTCCCTTGGGGGCTTTGAAATAACACCACCAGTGGTCTTAAGGTTGAAGTGTGGTTCAGGGCCAGTGCATATTAGTGGACAGCACTTAGTAGCTGTGGAGGAAGATGCAGAGTcagaagatgaagaggaggaggatgtgAAACTCTTAAGTATATCTGGAAAGCGGTCTGCCCCTGGAGGTGGTAGCAAGGTTccacagaaaaaagtaaaacttgctgctgctgatgatgatgaagatgataatgatgaagatgatgatgatgatgattttgatgACGAGGAAGCTGAAGAAAAAGCACCAGTGAAGAAATCTATACAAGATACACCAGCCAAAAATGCACAAAAGTCAAATCAGAATAGAAAAGACTCAAAACCATCATCAACACCAAGATCAAAAGGACAAGAATCCTTCAAAAAACAGGGAAAAacttctaaaacaccaaaaggaccTAGTTCTGTAGAAGACATTAAAGCAAAAATGCAAGCAAGTATAGAAAAAGGTGGTTCTCTTCCCAAAGTGGAAGCCAAGTTCATCAATTATGTGAAGAATTGCTTCCGGATGACTGACCAAAAAGCTATTCAAGATCTCTGGCAGTGGAGGAAGTCTCTTTAA